A single Camelus dromedarius isolate mCamDro1 chromosome 26, mCamDro1.pat, whole genome shotgun sequence DNA region contains:
- the LOC116150447 gene encoding placenta-specific protein 9-like: MYGFIYVKLCQAGRRDPGDGGRAAAGRHCAALRGLHHAGPLLCALAGLALLRAAGAFAAAEPFIPSRGDPARATRCDRHMAIHSRLDVLEETVEKTVEHLEAEVKGLLGQLEELAWNLLPGPFSPMPDLLGDGDGRF, encoded by the coding sequence ATGTATGgtttcatttatgtaaaattatgcCAGGCGGGCCGCCGCGATCCCGGGGATGGGGGGAGGGCGGCCGCGGGCAGACACTGCGCTGCGCTTCGCGGCCTGCACCATGCGGGGCCCCTGCTCTGCGCGCTGGCCGGGCTCGCCCTGCTCCGCGCCGCGGGCGCCTTCGCCGCTGCCGAACCCTTCATCCCCTCCCGCGGAGACCCAGCTCGGGCCACAAGGTGTGACAGGCACATGGCCATCCACAGCCGGTTAGACGTCCTGGAGGAGACGGTGGAGAAGACGGTGGAGCACCTGGAGGCAGAAGTAAAAGGCCTGCTGGGTCAGCTGGAGGAGCTGGCCTGGAACTTGCTCCCAGGGCCCTTCAGCCCGATGCCTGACCTCCTAGGAGATGGAGACGGTCGCTTTTGA